The following coding sequences lie in one Mycoplasma crocodyli MP145 genomic window:
- a CDS encoding Mbov_0397 family ICE element conjugal transfer ATPase, which yields MLQPKNLKKQKTTIYKNFNLWDLVVFLMTLLISALIGFTIISKDNQNYTTYSTLIFISITILFLPLFINVKKHSARLWLVLVRLIKFILSNNKYTSSSKVANTKSLIRIKEIKNNIVYLSSSQLYKVYKFTGYDVVNRPENEKENFINHFLQILDQTPFFITFIKRTEPTDYNHILEDISKNIKKPGMSKDYKEYQFASQKDFTALSEKEFRDCYYVIIYASSVQQLNDYEGELLHNLNSLNLNPCELNSLELLYFHKTIYSPFDAVPDQNKFENKDLIKNPHEYLAPNNLTINNTHIKYNNHYFSIQTIDEYALDIPYYWIQDLFNTESTVIWNIHQIPSENYAKLIDKSALNAETNMVLDNKSSYRTRKAQLELEAIEETSDLTLSQGQKLFNTSFYFISYGATPQNLKEMEKQNKRNIATLKSNLNHLVFKQFDGLNMITFTPSFHSKNQTEMVSRNLAYGWPFINEEYDDKNNFIWAMRNANPILLNIWKRNNNHINSNCVFFGLSGSGKTTAMKKLMLNSYYNDKASIIVIDPQREYGDLTELTNASWIDLGTGKTALNPLQINMAIRDDNTNETTLTNEVLLSNQINKIIEWFKILNPELNQDSQYLIITALKSLYGSKKYNFYNLNKDISKLENNEYPRITELIETIIDMKFNKSEAPIYEPERIRLKNYLTVNFLNNGIYAKTYNNYTNIDLNKDFIIIDTKVLTDNKSTTALNLAFYQLLNYIQTKINYNFYTSKLKTMLIVDEAHYFVDKNNMATLDFLFQTTKTIRKYNGSITLTTQNPADFALSQDLINKTNAILKNIQYNFIFKQTGDDIRHINRLYNPSNKVEDDNEFITAPEQEYLLRAHKGQLLFSSATGYKIRCKMNYNDFERKIIFKDKETLND from the coding sequence ATGCTACAACCAAAAAATTTAAAAAAACAAAAAACTACAATTTATAAAAACTTTAATTTATGAGATTTAGTTGTATTCCTAATGACTTTACTAATAAGTGCATTAATTGGTTTTACAATAATATCAAAAGATAATCAAAACTATACAACATATTCAACATTAATATTTATCTCAATTACAATTCTTTTCTTACCATTATTTATTAATGTTAAAAAGCATAGTGCAAGATTATGGCTGGTACTTGTTAGACTTATTAAATTCATATTATCAAACAATAAATATACAAGTTCATCAAAAGTAGCAAACACAAAATCACTCATTAGAATAAAAGAAATAAAAAATAATATTGTTTATTTATCATCATCACAGTTATACAAAGTATATAAATTTACAGGTTATGATGTGGTTAATAGACCCGAAAATGAAAAAGAAAATTTTATTAATCATTTTCTACAAATTCTAGACCAAACACCATTTTTTATTACATTCATTAAAAGAACAGAGCCAACTGACTATAATCATATATTAGAAGATATTTCAAAAAATATTAAGAAACCTGGAATGTCTAAAGATTATAAAGAATATCAATTTGCCTCTCAAAAAGACTTTACTGCTTTATCTGAAAAGGAATTTAGAGATTGCTATTATGTAATAATTTATGCAAGTTCAGTGCAACAATTAAATGATTATGAAGGTGAATTATTACATAACTTAAACAGTTTAAACCTTAACCCTTGTGAATTAAATTCATTAGAGTTATTATATTTTCACAAAACCATTTATAGTCCTTTTGATGCAGTACCAGATCAAAATAAATTTGAAAACAAAGATTTAATTAAAAATCCACATGAATATTTAGCGCCAAATAATCTCACAATTAATAACACACACATTAAATATAACAACCATTATTTTTCAATACAAACAATAGATGAATATGCTCTAGACATTCCTTATTATTGAATACAAGATTTATTTAATACAGAATCAACTGTTATATGAAATATTCATCAAATACCAAGTGAAAACTATGCAAAATTAATAGATAAGTCAGCTTTAAATGCTGAAACAAATATGGTTTTAGATAATAAGTCATCATACAGAACAAGAAAAGCACAATTAGAATTAGAAGCCATTGAAGAAACTTCAGATTTAACTCTTTCACAAGGTCAAAAATTGTTTAATACATCATTCTATTTTATTTCTTATGGTGCTACACCACAGAACTTAAAGGAAATGGAAAAACAAAACAAAAGAAACATTGCAACTCTAAAAAGTAATTTAAATCATTTGGTATTTAAGCAATTTGATGGACTTAATATGATTACTTTTACACCAAGTTTTCACTCAAAAAACCAAACTGAAATGGTATCAAGAAATCTAGCATATGGCTGACCTTTTATTAATGAAGAATACGATGACAAAAATAACTTTATATGAGCCATGAGAAATGCAAACCCTATACTCTTGAACATTTGAAAAAGAAATAATAACCACATAAATTCAAACTGTGTTTTCTTCGGACTTTCAGGTTCAGGTAAAACAACAGCAATGAAAAAATTGATGCTTAATTCCTACTATAATGATAAAGCTTCAATAATTGTTATCGATCCACAAAGAGAGTATGGAGATTTAACTGAACTCACCAATGCTTCTTGGATAGATTTAGGAACCGGTAAAACAGCACTTAATCCATTACAAATAAATATGGCTATAAGAGATGATAATACAAATGAAACTACATTAACAAATGAAGTTTTATTATCAAATCAGATAAACAAAATTATTGAATGATTTAAAATACTAAATCCAGAATTAAACCAAGACAGTCAATACTTAATAATAACTGCATTGAAAAGTCTGTATGGTTCTAAAAAATATAACTTTTATAATCTAAATAAGGATATATCAAAATTAGAAAATAATGAATACCCAAGAATAACAGAATTAATAGAAACCATTATAGACATGAAATTCAATAAATCTGAAGCTCCTATTTATGAACCGGAGAGAATAAGATTAAAGAACTATTTAACTGTAAATTTCTTAAATAATGGTATATATGCTAAAACATATAACAATTACACAAACATTGACCTTAATAAAGATTTTATTATTATAGATACAAAAGTATTAACTGATAATAAATCAACAACAGCACTTAACTTGGCTTTTTATCAATTACTAAACTATATCCAAACAAAGATAAATTACAACTTTTATACTTCTAAACTTAAAACAATGTTGATAGTTGATGAAGCACATTACTTTGTAGATAAGAATAATATGGCAACTTTGGACTTTCTATTCCAAACCACAAAAACTATTAGAAAATACAATGGTTCAATAACATTAACCACTCAAAATCCAGCTGACTTTGCATTAAGTCAAGACTTAATAAACAAAACAAATGCAATCCTTAAAAATATTCAATATAACTTCATCTTTAAACAAACCGGAGATGACATAAGGCATATTAATAGGCTTTATAATCCTTCAAATAAAGTTGAAGATGATAATGAATTTATAACTGCACCAGAACAAGAATATTTATTAAGAGCTCATAAAGGTCAATTACTTTTTTCATCTGCAACTGGTTATAAAATCAGATGTAAGATGAACTACAATGACTTTGAAAGAAAAATA
- a CDS encoding DNA-processing protein DprA — MNDYLLYYSWLNNGDNFKVFMSIKNTIPIDNEKLKEIKEYLKQKDIKYITFIDSGYPDKLLIYKYPPYVLFYKGDYELIKKKNIYCLTGDLVNKKSLAHFIINKDVAIKNIQLITNGFKGFDERIVDEYKKFNKPIIRIFANGFCWNDELNKNNEVDNDLWISQYPPLTKPKIISFKERNLLLAALANELIVFSSKKESKIFNLAGCFMNIGKEVDCFPGIEIDDGNNMLIKQGANLITSISMLNLIDNKTN; from the coding sequence ATGAATGATTATTTACTTTACTACTCATGATTAAATAACGGGGACAATTTCAAGGTATTTATGTCTATAAAAAATACCATTCCAATTGATAATGAAAAACTTAAAGAAATTAAGGAATACTTAAAACAAAAAGACATTAAATATATAACTTTTATTGATTCAGGCTATCCAGACAAGTTATTAATTTATAAATATCCACCATATGTATTATTTTACAAAGGTGATTATGAATTAATTAAAAAGAAAAATATTTACTGTTTGACAGGAGATCTTGTTAATAAAAAATCTTTAGCACATTTCATAATTAATAAGGATGTTGCTATTAAAAATATTCAATTAATTACAAATGGCTTCAAAGGTTTTGATGAAAGAATTGTTGATGAATATAAAAAATTTAATAAACCAATAATAAGAATTTTTGCAAATGGATTTTGTTGAAATGATGAATTAAACAAAAATAATGAAGTTGACAATGATTTATGGATATCACAATATCCACCACTTACAAAACCTAAAATAATAAGTTTTAAGGAAAGAAATTTACTATTAGCAGCATTAGCTAATGAACTTATAGTATTTTCATCTAAAAAAGAAAGCAAAATTTTTAACCTTGCTGGTTGTTTTATGAATATAGGAAAAGAAGTTGATTGTTTTCCTGGTATAGAAATTGATGATGGAAATAATATGCTTATTAAACAAGGAGCAAACTTGATAACTTCAATTAGTATGTTGAATCTTATTGATAACAAAACAAATTAA
- a CDS encoding DEAD/DEAH box helicase: protein MKTIDERYKAILDNLLEVTSNDPSIFTTINNRHFFDVYKLFNPTHFETIYKNKVFEIPIIETSLLKLVGLVEKAETKEELENLLKENEYIISDYNARMLNNNFAETKTKIRESINASFQKSTIKWKLLLSKANEINDEINIWPLHLSFMYVSLVLDDNKVIYAPLFFKEVFIKFRNGIPNLISNGEIHLNEKLIFILNNQGFNFSIDFDISNYSIDELVKKLSVEWNTYYPEILNNIGSVFDKKTNETILNQSLQFHTGIVLGTFLPAGGYSRNRMKEIIDNDEIDDIISVDFNKNTYKNKVKNSIFSKDLALFKITPTNYSQDKAIISSLCQNTIIWGPPGTGKSQTIVNILTNVLVYGKSAIVASQKKAALEVIRNRLGSLSCFGLFILTSKDMKKRSFFAPIKQYLDFLENYDNEVKIDYLKIITDKEKLWVDTLVEIQNNEKANEIIQAYFYLYNNIDKLEDEQIKFILSLPKNIIYPETNIEKRMDKVLIKINKVFPLPFLKRYKSIKLLGVEINKNLNDFKANLAELVRAFRNLDTYDIEWLNKIFDLMPNYDLASISNEEMIKNIAASRIINKIKVFDKAMTRRYREFASSVRIGNLEPYKFVKEYADMIKVLFPIIIATPDTDLSKWNKNEFDFGIMDESSQIFIEKGLPILYLSNIKILAGDDKQMKPSNWFGTRSTDDSIFGNVESLLDYATSLGVYNILLDKNYRSNYASLMTFSSKYFYNSSLDVIDIATAIKDSAIEVIQVDGEWLDNKNIKEAKKALELCNGYIDKYKKIILLAFNAKQREYLTDLIYEAYPKLEAAINERRLMLRNIENIQGDEADLVICTIAYDKNSKINSTYVGRSGGMNALNVAISRAKDKMIVIKTIKSEDVSNLTNSEDTKIFKEWLKFLELDENQRKTISVVNANYNEEDELKIIKNHSELEQNLLDYLDNIIKLNPSIKYIKDYTIGTLNIDIATFIDDKIYKCFIFDEFEYENDYEAFVILKDKLNFLRSKKYDMIILNSINWLRDKNKIDEHYSQESIDMFKEQYNQMIENEKIDLLNYKHTKEVELKDENQDANEEFDDDINNNQIVTKEQFIKELTKEINIIEALEGDIQNETE from the coding sequence ATGAAAACAATAGATGAAAGATATAAAGCAATTTTAGATAATTTATTGGAGGTTACAAGTAATGATCCTTCAATTTTTACTACAATAAATAATAGGCATTTTTTTGATGTTTATAAGTTATTTAATCCAACACATTTTGAAACAATTTACAAAAACAAAGTTTTTGAAATCCCTATAATTGAAACTTCTTTACTAAAACTTGTTGGTCTTGTAGAAAAGGCGGAAACAAAAGAAGAATTAGAAAATTTATTGAAAGAAAATGAATATATTATAAGTGATTATAACGCTAGAATGCTTAATAATAATTTTGCAGAAACAAAGACTAAAATAAGAGAGTCTATTAATGCAAGTTTTCAAAAATCAACTATTAAATGAAAACTTCTTTTAAGCAAAGCAAATGAAATTAACGATGAGATTAATATATGACCACTTCATCTTTCATTTATGTATGTATCCTTAGTTTTGGATGATAACAAGGTAATTTATGCCCCTTTATTTTTTAAAGAAGTTTTCATAAAATTTAGAAACGGAATACCTAATTTAATAAGTAATGGTGAGATTCACCTAAATGAAAAATTAATTTTTATTTTAAATAATCAAGGTTTTAACTTTTCTATAGATTTTGATATATCAAACTATAGCATAGATGAATTAGTTAAAAAATTAAGTGTAGAATGGAATACATATTATCCAGAAATTCTTAACAATATTGGTAGTGTTTTTGATAAAAAAACTAATGAAACCATTTTAAATCAATCTCTTCAATTTCATACCGGAATTGTTCTTGGAACATTTTTACCAGCCGGAGGATATAGCAGAAATAGAATGAAAGAAATAATTGATAACGATGAAATCGATGACATTATTAGCGTAGATTTTAATAAAAACACATATAAAAATAAAGTTAAAAATTCAATTTTTAGTAAGGATTTAGCTCTATTTAAAATTACTCCAACCAACTACTCACAAGATAAAGCAATAATATCATCATTATGTCAAAATACCATAATATGAGGTCCGCCGGGAACTGGAAAATCTCAAACAATTGTTAATATATTAACAAATGTTTTAGTATATGGAAAAAGTGCAATAGTGGCATCACAAAAAAAAGCTGCTTTAGAAGTTATTAGAAATAGATTAGGATCTTTAAGTTGTTTTGGACTATTTATTTTAACATCAAAAGACATGAAAAAAAGATCATTTTTTGCTCCAATTAAACAGTATTTAGACTTTTTAGAAAACTATGATAATGAAGTAAAAATTGATTATTTAAAAATAATAACAGACAAGGAAAAATTATGAGTTGATACACTTGTTGAAATTCAAAACAATGAAAAAGCAAATGAAATTATTCAAGCATATTTTTACTTATACAATAACATTGATAAATTGGAAGATGAACAAATTAAATTTATTTTATCTCTACCAAAGAATATTATTTATCCAGAAACAAACATTGAAAAAAGAATGGATAAAGTACTCATTAAAATCAATAAAGTATTTCCTCTTCCATTTCTAAAACGTTATAAATCAATTAAATTACTAGGTGTAGAAATCAATAAAAACTTAAATGATTTCAAAGCAAATCTTGCAGAATTAGTTCGTGCTTTTAGAAATTTAGATACATATGATATTGAATGATTAAATAAAATATTTGATCTCATGCCTAACTATGATTTAGCATCAATATCTAATGAAGAAATGATAAAAAATATAGCAGCATCAAGAATTATCAATAAGATAAAAGTTTTTGATAAAGCAATGACAAGAAGATATAGAGAATTTGCTTCATCAGTAAGAATAGGAAATTTAGAACCTTATAAATTCGTTAAAGAATATGCAGATATGATTAAAGTTCTGTTCCCAATTATAATTGCAACACCAGACACCGATTTAAGTAAATGAAATAAGAATGAATTTGATTTTGGAATAATGGATGAATCATCACAAATATTTATTGAAAAAGGACTTCCAATTTTATATCTTTCAAACATAAAAATTCTTGCCGGTGATGATAAACAAATGAAACCTTCAAATTGATTTGGTACAAGAAGTACAGACGATTCTATTTTTGGAAACGTTGAATCTTTACTCGATTATGCAACGTCTCTTGGTGTATATAATATACTATTAGATAAAAACTATAGATCAAATTACGCATCATTAATGACTTTTTCAAGTAAATATTTTTATAATTCAAGCCTTGATGTTATTGATATTGCAACCGCTATAAAAGACAGTGCAATTGAAGTGATACAAGTTGATGGTGAATGATTGGATAATAAAAATATTAAAGAAGCTAAAAAAGCTCTTGAATTATGTAATGGATATATTGATAAATACAAAAAAATTATTTTACTTGCCTTTAATGCAAAACAACGTGAGTATTTAACGGATTTAATTTATGAAGCATATCCTAAGTTAGAAGCTGCCATTAACGAAAGAAGATTAATGCTAAGAAATATTGAAAATATTCAGGGAGATGAAGCTGATTTAGTTATTTGTACAATTGCATATGATAAAAACTCTAAAATCAACTCTACATATGTAGGTCGCTCTGGAGGAATGAACGCACTAAACGTTGCAATTTCAAGAGCAAAAGATAAGATGATAGTTATTAAAACAATTAAATCAGAGGATGTAAGTAATTTAACAAATAGTGAAGATACAAAGATTTTTAAGGAATGATTAAAGTTCCTTGAACTGGATGAAAACCAAAGAAAAACTATTTCAGTAGTTAATGCTAATTATAATGAAGAAGACGAATTAAAAATAATTAAAAATCACTCAGAACTTGAACAAAATTTGCTTGATTATCTTGATAATATTATAAAATTAAATCCTTCTATAAAATACATAAAAGACTATACCATAGGAACATTGAACATTGATATAGCAACATTTATTGATGATAAAATTTATAAATGTTTTATATTTGATGAATTTGAGTATGAAAATGACTATGAAGCTTTTGTAATTTTAAAAGATAAATTAAACTTCTTAAGATCAAAAAAATACGACATGATAATTCTTAATAGTATTAATTGATTAAGAGATAAAAATAAAATAGATGAACATTACTCACAAGAAAGTATTGATATGTTTAAAGAACAATACAATCAAATGATTGAAAATGAAAAAATAGATCTTTTAAATTATAAACATACTAAAGAAGTAGAACTCAAAGATGAAAATCAAGATGCTAACGAAGAATTTGATGATGATATAAATAATAATCAAATAGTAACTAAGGAACAATTCATAAAAGAACTTACTAAAGAAATCAATATTATAGAGGCTCTTGAAGGAGATATTCAAAATGAAACTGAATAA
- a CDS encoding Mbov_0395 family pilin-like conjugal transfer protein, whose product MIEFATKLFDDSTKELPNTNIITDIQGQLYPILSSVITGFLSLVLLLLIGLAIWHTIGYARTSDHQVRAEKKTHLITIGILIGVNVALVGIGIAVSVTLANKATALVNNSPKELLNLVRL is encoded by the coding sequence ATGATAGAATTCGCAACAAAATTATTTGATGATTCAACAAAAGAGCTACCAAATACAAATATAATAACTGATATTCAAGGTCAATTGTATCCTATTTTATCATCGGTAATAACAGGATTTCTTTCACTTGTTTTATTACTTTTAATAGGTTTAGCTATTTGACACACTATCGGTTATGCAAGAACCAGTGATCACCAAGTAAGAGCAGAAAAGAAAACTCATCTTATAACAATAGGAATATTAATAGGAGTTAATGTTGCTTTAGTAGGTATTGGAATTGCTGTATCAGTTACATTAGCAAATAAAGCCACAGCATTAGTTAATAACTCACCAAAAGAACTGCTAAATTTAGTTAGATTATAA
- a CDS encoding PTS glucose transporter subunit IIB — translation MKTSDKLIMTFLTIATFGLIWIKWNKDKKHSKNTIYQVNKIPCDANKIIEYVGNGNITGLSKTSTRLIIGIKDPNEIKQEELKNLKGVSGLFISSKTISLIFGEYTSAILEELKKIRG, via the coding sequence ATGAAAACATCAGACAAATTAATAATGACTTTTTTAACTATTGCAACCTTTGGTTTAATATGAATTAAATGAAATAAAGATAAAAAACATTCAAAAAATACAATTTATCAAGTAAATAAAATACCTTGTGATGCAAACAAAATAATTGAGTATGTAGGTAATGGAAATATTACTGGTTTAAGCAAAACTTCAACAAGATTAATTATCGGAATTAAGGACCCTAATGAAATCAAACAAGAAGAATTAAAAAATTTAAAAGGTGTTAGTGGATTATTTATTTCATCAAAAACTATTTCATTAATTTTTGGCGAATACACAAGCGCTATCCTAGAAGAACTTAAAAAAATCAGAGGTTAG
- a CDS encoding Mbov_0396 family ICE element transmembrane protein: MFNSLIHGIFSMFWHIFAKLPLLILQSVFKLFNVIVKQIPTLILFGKPEINSLQDMLVPQPYIAMGILTIILFFMFFFISLIQFTKSSTGENRAEFFSKLKKSIPAIALIFLLPVIFFLAISLLNLFEILLKMVLGGKLNVAERIYKSLCPTETIRKEWDINASGFDVLDKNAYSKLNWGEGLVAFTSIFFAVFFVLSLLFKQTLTVFIKSFEQYFLFILAPFVSATILLDNGKKFSEWKQLFLSKTFAIYSIVLVQNVFILLFIPLIDYMSQNNPLSDNSSIKFITILAIIAGSTAAGFALEQLISKMIGEDMSVKGMAPGLSKAATFATGAVAGALTSGAGLIASKGIKPLAGKAGSSVMSGLRSANTALIAKRTGASFNHVKTLQNLKRSAKLDGTWNKDRKKTYNEMTKLLGKTDNDSLKNQSQLRKNWIKQGEAKPKTATQKEKELINKNKQKKAKEKEDKTFNEAIKKISKMK, encoded by the coding sequence ATGTTTAATTCCTTAATACACGGCATATTTAGTATGTTCTGGCATATATTTGCTAAATTACCTTTATTAATATTGCAATCAGTATTCAAATTATTTAATGTAATAGTAAAACAAATACCAACCCTTATACTTTTTGGTAAACCTGAGATTAATTCATTGCAGGATATGCTTGTACCACAGCCATATATAGCAATGGGAATATTAACAATTATATTATTTTTTATGTTCTTCTTTATATCACTCATTCAATTTACCAAGTCATCCACAGGTGAAAATAGAGCTGAATTTTTTAGTAAATTAAAAAAGAGTATCCCCGCAATAGCATTAATTTTTTTACTACCAGTAATCTTCTTTTTAGCAATATCATTACTTAATTTATTTGAAATACTCTTAAAAATGGTTCTTGGTGGAAAACTAAATGTAGCTGAAAGAATTTATAAATCACTTTGCCCTACTGAAACAATAAGAAAAGAATGAGATATTAATGCTTCAGGTTTTGATGTTTTAGATAAAAATGCTTATTCAAAATTGAATTGAGGTGAGGGACTTGTTGCATTTACATCAATATTCTTTGCAGTATTCTTTGTTCTATCTTTACTCTTTAAGCAAACTCTTACTGTTTTTATTAAATCATTTGAACAATACTTTTTATTTATTCTTGCTCCATTTGTATCAGCCACCATTTTATTAGACAACGGAAAAAAATTTTCTGAATGAAAACAATTGTTTTTAAGTAAAACTTTCGCTATTTATTCTATTGTTTTAGTTCAAAATGTTTTCATTTTGTTATTCATTCCACTTATAGATTATATGTCTCAAAATAATCCATTATCAGATAATTCTTCAATTAAATTTATAACTATTCTTGCTATTATAGCTGGTTCAACAGCAGCAGGATTTGCGTTGGAACAACTTATTTCAAAAATGATTGGAGAAGACATGAGTGTCAAAGGAATGGCTCCAGGACTTTCAAAAGCTGCAACATTTGCAACAGGAGCTGTTGCTGGTGCTTTAACATCTGGAGCTGGTTTAATTGCCTCAAAAGGAATAAAACCACTTGCAGGAAAAGCAGGTAGTTCAGTCATGTCTGGGTTAAGAAGTGCAAACACAGCACTTATAGCCAAAAGAACAGGAGCAAGTTTCAACCATGTTAAAACATTACAAAATCTAAAAAGAAGTGCAAAACTAGATGGAACCTGAAACAAAGATAGAAAGAAAACATACAATGAAATGACAAAATTATTAGGAAAAACAGATAATGATTCATTAAAGAATCAATCACAGTTGAGAAAAAATTGAATAAAACAAGGAGAAGCAAAACCTAAAACAGCAACTCAAAAAGAGAAAGAATTAATAAATAAAAATAAACAAAAGAAAGCAAAAGAAAAAGAAGATAAAACATTTAATGAAGCAATTAAAAAAATTTCAAAAATGAAATAG
- a CDS encoding ArsR/SmtB family transcription factor — protein sequence MKLNNFFKLCSSDVKLKIMIHLYSCDKNECDVNEFVRLFNEKQANISKHFMDLRKNKVVTTKKTAQNVFYKMSNTFKNQFNDYLHLMSHDHCYKDFSCSCSSITNNEDQHCVHDCCVEK from the coding sequence ATGAAACTGAATAATTTTTTCAAACTTTGTTCTTCTGATGTTAAGTTAAAAATTATGATTCATTTGTATTCATGTGATAAAAATGAATGTGATGTAAATGAATTTGTAAGATTATTTAATGAAAAACAAGCAAATATTTCAAAACACTTTATGGATCTAAGAAAGAACAAAGTTGTAACAACTAAAAAAACAGCACAAAATGTATTTTATAAAATGTCAAATACATTTAAAAATCAATTTAATGATTACTTACATTTAATGTCTCATGATCATTGCTATAAAGATTTTTCTTGTTCTTGTTCATCAATAACAAACAATGAAGATCAACATTGTGTACATGATTGTTGTGTTGAAAAATAG
- a CDS encoding single-stranded DNA-binding protein has product MINKSIFLGILPKNIKLKIATNGADYVNFNLEVITKGYNKNIVDFVPCIAWGHLARNISEAKPRSIVAIEAAFTSYFKTIENSDTTIKKYGFIVKAFNCLSLKEIDETSIFDNVEEFNLPPESNNQFIDSAQMDWEPQEQSNITNKLPK; this is encoded by the coding sequence ATGATTAATAAATCAATCTTTTTAGGTATTTTACCAAAGAACATTAAATTAAAAATAGCAACTAATGGAGCTGACTATGTAAATTTTAATTTAGAAGTTATAACAAAAGGTTATAACAAAAACATTGTTGATTTTGTTCCTTGCATTGCTTGGGGACACTTAGCAAGAAACATTTCAGAAGCAAAACCGAGAAGTATTGTTGCAATTGAAGCAGCATTTACATCATATTTTAAGACTATAGAAAATAGTGATACAACAATTAAAAAATATGGCTTTATTGTGAAAGCATTTAATTGTTTAAGTCTTAAAGAAATTGATGAAACTTCAATTTTTGATAATGTAGAAGAATTTAATTTACCACCAGAATCCAATAATCAATTTATAGACTCAGCTCAAATGGACTGAGAACCACAAGAGCAAAGCAATATTACTAACAAACTACCAAAATAA